The following nucleotide sequence is from Oncorhynchus clarkii lewisi isolate Uvic-CL-2024 unplaced genomic scaffold, UVic_Ocla_1.0 unplaced_contig_13405_pilon_pilon, whole genome shotgun sequence.
actgatagagacataccccaagcgacttacagctgtaatcgcagcaaaaggtggcgctacaaagtattaacttaagggggctgaataattttgcacgcccaatttttcagtttttgatttgttaaaaaagtttgaaatatccaataaatgtcgttccacttcatgattgtgtcccacttgttgttgattcttcacaaaaaaatacagttttatatctttatgtttgaagcctgaaatgtggcaaaaggtcgcaaagttcaagggggccgaatactttcgcaaggcactgtagttggctTTCTTACTTTATATTTGATGAGTCGTATGGTCAATGACTATAGTGGAAatagggtcatgttcagtagggagAAATGTTTGAATGAAACGGGAAGGTTCTACCTGAACATGTCCAATAATGACAATGTTAATTTTCCGTTTCGCTATGGTTTGCCTTGCTGAACGTGACCGAGCAGACCGTAGTAATGTTCCTAACCTGACGATCATCCATTAACCCCTCCCACCTCTTCAGTTGCCATCACCCAGGGCGGCGCCATCCAACTGGCCAATAACGGTACGGATGGCATGCAGGGGATGCAGACCCTGACCATGACCAACGCGGCGGGCGCCCAGCAGGGCACCACCATCCTGCAGTATGCCCAGACCTCCGATGGACAGCAAATCCTGGTGCCCAGCAACCAGGTGGTAATGCAAGGTGAGAACCTCTTGAACCATGGGAGACCCCAGTCGCAATCAAGTTTTGGTTCTTACTGGGTGCCCGTCAGTTGTTCTGCTCGTACATTCCAAACAGAACCGTTTTCCTGCATATGCAgtcacacaacaacacaaacaactccTGTATGCCCACAATTTCTTGACGTAAACACCAACACGTCCCTTCTGTTTCCCAGCTGCCTCTGGAGAAGTGCAGACCTACCAGATCCGTACGGCCAACACCAGCAGCATGACTCCTGGGATGGTGATGGCCTCCTCTCCCGCCTTGTCTGGCCAGGAAGGCCCAGAGGTTGTCGTCACCCGTAAGAGGGAGGTCAGACTGATGAAGAACAGGTAGGTGGAGTAGAGGGTATAGATACTGTTAACTAGGGTTGTGTTGATCACTTTAATGAAGGCTGTTGGGTGAAATGGTAGACTACATTCTATAATGTAGGTGTACATTTAGCATGTTGTTGATATGGAACTCCTATGTCTATACCTACACAATAAAGCTGAGGTAATGTTAAGTGAAAACATGAGTAACATGATGATCGTGTTAAGATTTGCTTTGCTgagccagacatactgtactgactccgtgtgtgtgtgtgtgagacagggaGGCGGCCCGGGAGTGTCGCCGGAAGAAGAAGGAGTACGTCAAGTGTCTGGAGAACCGTGTGGCCGTTCTGGAGAACCAAAACAAAACCCTCATTGAGGAACTGAAGTCACTTAAAGACTTGTACTGCCACAAATCAGagtagtgccccccccccccatgtacaGAGACTCACCACAGAGCCATGCATCTGGCACTACCCTCCCCCATTTACCCCTTTCTTTTTAAAAAGCTCTACCAGTCTATAAGACCTACAGAAAGAggaaaaataacaacacaatttCTCCACTTTTTCAcaagtatccctttaaaaggaTGACATGAGTACCCCTAAAAAGGATGGCCTCATAGGTACCCCTTAAAAGGATGATGAGTACTTTCCATCATGAGTACCCCTAAAAGGATGAGGTGGAGCACACTGTTTCTCCACCAATAGAATGGAGCCCCTAGTGGAATCTTACAGTGGTAGGTATCGTGTCTATCCACGACACCACTGCTGCTAACTAACCAGTAGTCCCCAGTCTCAAGATGTCAGATACCAGGAAAACACCAGCCGTGGAGGACTAGGACCCCTCTGCCCACCATGAACTACCCTATACAACTATTGAGTTTGGACCGTCACCTGGCAACACACGTTGAAAATGATTTTGGAAAAATGGTCATCTTTTTGAGTGCTACACTATTCAGTATTTAGGCTGATGATTGCTTTAACTCTTCTGTTACTTACTAACACTTTATGTGGACTGTAGATCCCAACCACTGTCAGATGAAATGTATTATCTTTGAGCTTCAGTTGGGTTATCATGTATTGAATTTTTCTGCTTGCCAACTTTTGTTATTCAGCATTGCTAAGCCGGGTGTTTTGGGGGTAGGAGATGGATTGTGGGTGGATTGTCTGCAACAACTAACAGGCATTAAAAGGTAACCTCAGCGATATGACGTAGATGCAGAatgtaaacagcatagtgggtcaatttccacaaCTAAGAGTGTTGAAGCGAGAGGCTCAACTTCTCCACTGTTTTGGTGCCATGGCTACCACTACAACGTGAAGCGATACTGTGTGATGGCAAAGTGttgcatctcgctcatctcaatatctccGGTGCTGCTCGGGGGGAAAGTCATTTCGCTGAGTACCTTTTTAAAGAGTTGTGCTACCACACAGCTGACAGGAGGAATATGACTGAAGGGTAGACTATGGGTGTTGTATAGTGTGCTTTTAGGCATTCATGTAATGTATACGATGtctgaggcagtgtgtgtgtttgagtctcCTTGTTTGTTTCTCCATGGCCTGAACAGGCATAAGGCATAATCATATTGGAGGATATCCTAACTTCCACTTAATCATGCATTGACATCAATGGGATTGTAGAGTGAAAGTTAGGATTAGCCCCACAATCTCACTTTTTCATCTGTTGTGCCTCAAACACTTCTGATAGAACAAGGGAAGAAGCATTTTTCTATCATGTAGTTAGTTAAAAGGGATAGTTTGCTTGGATCTGCAGTGATGACGTAGAGCTCGATTTTGGGATCCATCGCTGACATTTAGACTGACAACTCGGTCAACAAACGTGGGATTTACACCAGGGGCGCGTTCAGCAGCTCACAACACTGTGGAACAGATCCAAATGTTCAGCTAGAACTGTTTTGTAGAACAGACATGCCTTTCTGACATGTAAAATAAGGATTCATGTCAACTATATTTCTATCGGCAAAGTTCCATAACATTTGCTTACTGAACCCGGTCTTCTGTTTGATTGGATAACGGAATGCCatattgtattattttgtttttACGTAGCCATCTGTCATAACATATGCATCTTATTTTTAAAACACTTGCCATTTCTGTTCATATTTTGTAAACGTTGTATTTCTTAATGTCAGCATTCACTTGTATGAAAAAAGCAAAACAATTATATTACAGATTCTACTATTTGTTTTTGGCAGCTGTTAATAAATGTGTTTCTGGTATTATTTTTCACATGTCTTAATTTGTTTTCAAATCCATTTTATCAAAAAAGGATGAATGAAATTAAGACAATTACAATCACCCATAGTAGCTGGGTTGTAGCTCCATATTTTCTCCCTACTGGACACAAACCTGCATGAAACAAAACCATCGTCCATGAACCCATCTCACTGACTGTCCATTCATGAGTAGTAGCTCCCTGAACCATCAATGATTGACAGCACATTGATCCATCCACTGTGATTCAAACCCCTCACATCCCCCATCAGTCACTGGTTCCTACAGATCTCTCCTTGCTGGAAGCTTCACAGCCTTGTAGATGTGAATGTCTCTTTCCTTGTCATAGTGCACCTCGTGTACTGTGAAGCGCTGCTTCAGCATGCTCAGGAAGTTAGTGTCTCGCTCGTAGCGGATCTTGCAGGCCAGTAGCACTACACTACTCTCTGAGCTGAGGTGCTCCATCGTTTGCAGTAATGATGGAAATGTGTCTTCCAGGTAAACAATGTCTGCTCCCAGCACTATGTCAAAGCCTCCTGTGGGATAGCGCTCCAATCCCTGGCCCCAGGTCAGTTCTGAGACCTTCACTGCTCCTAGCCGATCCGGGGGAATGTTCTCTTTCACATTGGCTGCAAGGAAACCCAAGGCAGGCTCACGGTCTGTGATGGTCACTTTTTTGGCACCTTTGGACAGAAGGCTTGCATGGTTAGCACATGTAAAAATGTGACTAACAATTAGTAGTTCTAACAGTTGAGCCTGATCCACACTATAGGGCCAACCCAAACAGTTCTGGCTCTGATGGTttattttcacattgtcctttccagAATGGTTTCAGCTCAACTATATAGTAGTCAGGCCAGCCCACATCAGCTCAACTATATAGTAGTCAGGCCAGCCCACATCAGCTCAACTATATAGTAGTCAGGCCAGCCCACATCAGCTCAACTATATAGTAGTCAGGCCAGCCCACATCAGCTCAACTATATAGTAGTCAGGCCAGCCCACATCAGCTCAACTATATAGTAGTCAGGCCAACCCACTTCAGCTCAACTATATAGTAATCAGGCCAGCCCACGTCAGCTCAACTATATAGTAGTCAGGCCAACCCACTTCAGCTCAACTATATAGTAATCAGGCCAACCCACTTCAGCTTGGTTTGGTCCTGTAATGCAAGTCTCCTACCAGTTTCCTATGTGAGTTCTTACCTAGAAGCGCTGCCACGATGCCCACCAGTCCAGTGCCTGCCCCCAGCTCGATGGCAACCTTCCCTGTCAGCTCGACCTGCCCCAGCTCCAGGTACATACACATCACTACCGCCTGACAGAGAAAGGAAAACAGATATAAGGAGAGAACAGTATCGGTAAATTGTGGCAGAATCAATCGTTCCATAGTTGGCTACATCTTTGTCACACTCAAGAAGACGACCGTAATTCAACAGATGATTGAATAGTTCATATtggaataaaaaatatatttaaaaaatgctgCAAAGTATGTACAGTCGTACACCAACGA
It contains:
- the LOC139396102 gene encoding protein N-lysine methyltransferase METTL21A-like, translated to MALVPYDGNYLSVLSKLHNSSAEFHFADHNVRLTQDWNQLGVAAVVWDAAVVMCMYLELGQVELTGKVAIELGAGTGLVGIVAALLGAKKVTITDREPALGFLAANVKENIPPDRLGAVKVSELTWGQGLERYPTGGFDIVLGADIVYLEDTFPSLLQTMEHLSSESSVVLLACKIRYERDTNFLSMLKQRFTVHEVHYDKERDIHIYKAVKLPARRDL
- the LOC139396101 gene encoding cyclic AMP-responsive element-binding protein 1-like, yielding MTMEAGADTQQGGDTAVSESEAQQITLAQVSMAAGQVSSSGPTVTLVQLPNGQTVQVHGVIQAAQPSVIQSPQVQTVQISTVAEDSQDSQESVDSVTDSQKRREILSRRPSYRKILNDLSSDVSAVPPIEEEKSEDDSTPAITTVAMPTSCPIYQTASGQYIAITQGGAIQLANNGTDGMQGMQTLTMTNAAGAQQGTTILQYAQTSDGQQILVPSNQVVMQAASGEVQTYQIRTANTSSMTPGMVMASSPALSGQEGPEVVVTRKREVRLMKNREAARECRRKKKEYVKCLENRVAVLENQNKTLIEELKSLKDLYCHKSE